From Nerophis lumbriciformis linkage group LG13, RoL_Nlum_v2.1, whole genome shotgun sequence, one genomic window encodes:
- the LOC133613183 gene encoding ribosyldihydronicotinamide dehydrogenase [quinone]-like, whose product MTKKVLIVYAHQSPGSFNCAAKDVAEKALTAQDCTVQVSDLYAMKFKATATAEDINGAVKNPEHFCYAEETKVAWEEGKLSADIVEEQRKLTEADLVIFQFPMYWFSLPAILKGWMDRVLTLGYAYSDDKRYSQGLFKTKKVVLSFTTGSHESMFSADGINGDMNITLWPLQNGILHYCGFQVLAPQIFWAPSRVSQEERAAMLEAWRARLQGLRDEAPLAFTPMDCFDGDKGFQLKPEVQEKHACQEFGLTVGTHQGKRVPPNQMRAGV is encoded by the exons ATGA CAAAGAAAGTGCTCATCGTGTACGCCCACCAGAGCCCTGGCTCCTTCAATTGTGCGGCCAAAGATGTCGCCGAGAAGGCTTTGACCGCTCAGGACTGCACGGTGCAAGTGTCTGATCTTTATGCCATGAAGTTTAAAGCCACTGCAACAGCTGAGGACATCAATG GTGCGGTCAAGAATCCTGAACACTTCTGTTATGCCGAGGAGACCAAAGTGGCGTGGGAGGAAGGAAAACTGTCGGCGGACATCGTAGAGGAGCAACGTAAACTGACCGAGGCTGATCTCGTCATCTTTCAG TTCCCCATGTACTGGTTCAGCCTTCCTGCGATCCTGAAGGGCTGGATGGACCGTGTGCTCACGCTTGGATACGCCTACTCTGATGACAAGCGATACAGCCAGGGACTCTTCAAG ACCAAGAAGGTTGTGCTGTCTTTCACCACTGGCTCCCATGAGTCCATGTTCAGTGCTGATGGCATCAATGGAGACATGAACATCACCCTCTGGCCACTTCAG AATGGCATCCTGCACTACTGTGGCTTCCAAGTGCTGGCACCTCAGATCTTCTGGGCTCCGTCTCGCGTCTCCCAGGAGGAGCGCGCCGCCATGCTGGAGGCGTGGCGTGCACGACTTCAAGGTCTCCGGGATGAGGCCCCGCTAGCCTTCACTCCCATGGACTGTTTTGATGGCGACAAGGGCTTCCAGCTGAAGCCTGAGGTCCAGGAGAAACATGCATGCCAGGAGTTTGGCCTCACTGTAGGAACCCACCAGGGGAAACGTGTGCCACCCAACCAGATGAGGGCTGGAGTTTGA
- the LOC133613182 gene encoding ribosyldihydronicotinamide dehydrogenase [quinone]-like, translating into MRLFGIKLPPSLFLNSPQPQHRCVLCVLTSEMASKVLIVYAHQSPGSFNCAAKDVAEKALTAQGCTVQVSDLYAMKFKATATAEDINGAVKNPEHFCYAEETKVAWEEGKLSDDLVEEQRKLTEADLVIFQFPMYWFSLPAILKGWMDRVLTLGYAYSDDKRYSQGLFKTKKVVLSFTTGSHESMFSADGINGDMNVTLWPLQNGILHYCGFQVLAPQIFWAPSRVSQEERTAVLEAWRARLQGIRDEAPLAFTPMDCFDGDKGFQLKPEVQEKHACQEFGLTVGTHLGKRVPPNQMRAGV; encoded by the exons ATGAGGCTGTTTGGTATAAAGTTACCTCCCAGTTTGTTCCTCAACTCACCTCAGCCCCAACATCGTTGTGTACTTTGTGTGCTGACTTCAGAAATGG CATCAAAGGTGCTCATCGTGTACGCCCACCAGAGCCCTGGCTCCTTCAATTGTGCGGCCAAAGATGTCGCCGAGAAGGCTTTGACCGCTCAGGGCTGCACGGTGCAAGTGTCTGACCTTTATGCCATGAAGTTTAAAGCCACTGCAACAGCTGAGGACATCAATG GTGCGGTCAAGAATCCTGAACACTTCTGTTATGCTGAGGAGACCAAAGTGGCGTGGGAGGAAGGAAAACTGTCGGATGACCTCGTAGAGGAGCAACGTAAACTCACCGAGGCTGATCTCGTCATCTTTCAG TTCCCCATGTACTGGTTCAGCCTTCCTGCGATCCTGAAGGGCTGGATGGACCGTGTGCTCACGCTTGGATACGCCTACTCTGATGACAAGCGATACAGCCAGGGACTCTTCAAG ACCAAGAAGGTTGTGCTGTCTTTCACCACTGGCTCCCATGAGTCCATGTTCAGTGCTGATGGCATCAATGGAGACATGAACGTCACCCTCTGGCCACTTCAG AATGGCATCCTGCACTACTGCGGCTTCCAAGTGCTGGCACCTCAGATCTTCTGGGCTCCGTCTCGCGTCTCCCAGGAAGAGCGCACCGCCGTGCTGGAGGCGTGGCGTGCACGACTTCAAGGTATCCGGGATGAGGCCCCGCTAGCCTTCACTCCCATGGACTGTTTTGATGGCGACAAGGGCTTCCAGCTGAAGCCTGAGGTCCAGGAGAAACATGCATGCCAGGAGTTTGGCCTCACTGTAGGAACCCACCTGGGGAAACGTGTGCCACCCAACCAGATGAGGGCTGGAGTTTGA
- the LOC133613181 gene encoding ribosyldihydronicotinamide dehydrogenase [quinone]-like: protein MRLFGIKLPPSLFLNSPQHQHCCVLCVLTSEMTSKVLIVYAHQSPGSFNCAAKDVAEKALTAQGCTVQVSDLYAMKFKATATAEDINGAVKNPEHFCYAEETKVAWEEGKLSDDLVEEQRKLTEADLVIFQFPMYWFSLPAILKGWMDRVLTLGYAYSDDKRYSQGLFKTKKVVLSFTTGSHESMFSADGINGDMNVTLWPLQNGILHYCGFQVLAPQIFWAPSHVSQEERAAMLEVWRARLQGLRDEAPLAFTPMDCFDGDKGFQLKPEVQEKHACQEFGLTVGTHQGKRVPPNQMRAGV from the exons ATGAGGCTGTTTGGTATAAAGTTACCTCCCAGTTTGTTCCTCAACTCACCTCAGCACCAACATTGTTGTGTACTTTGTGTGCTGACTTCAGAAATGA CATCAAAGGTGCTCATCGTGTACGCCCACCAGAGCCCTGGCTCCTTCAATTGTGCGGCCAAAGATGTCGCCGAGAAGGCTTTGACCGCTCAGGGCTGCACGGTGCAAGTGTCTGATCTTTATGCCATGAAGTTTAAAGCCACTGCAACAGCTGAGGACATCAATG GTGCGGTCAAGAATCCTGAACACTTCTGTTATGCTGAGGAGACCAAAGTGGCGTGGGAGGAAGGAAAACTGTCAGATGACCTCGTAGAGGAGCAACGTAAACTCACTGAGGCTGATCTCGTCATCTTTCAG TTCCCCATGTACTGGTTCAGCCTTCCTGCTATCCTGAAGGGCTGGATGGACCGTGTGCTCACGCTTGGATACGCCTACTCTGATGACAAGCGATACAGCCAGGGACTCTTCAAG ACCAAGAAGGTTGTGCTGTCTTTCACCACTGGCTCCCATGAGTCCATGTTCAGTGCTGATGGCATCAATGGAGACATGAACGTCACCCTCTGGCCACTTCAG AATGGCATCCTGCACTACTGTGGCTTCCAAGTGCTGGCACCTCAGATCTTCTGGGCTCCGTCTCACGTCTCCCAGGAGGAGCGCGCAGCCATGCTGGAGGTGTGGCGTGCACGACTTCAAGGTCTCCGGGATGAGGCCCCGCTAGCCTTCACTCCCATGGACTGTTTTGATGGCGACAAGGGCTTCCAGCTGAAGCCTGAGGTCCAGGAGAAACATGCATGCCAGGAGTTTGGCCTCACTGTAGGAACCCACCAGGGGAAACGTGTGCCACCCAACCAGATGAGGGCTGGTGTTTGA
- the LOC133613180 gene encoding NAD(P)H dehydrogenase [quinone] 1-like, which yields MSEVKNPEHFCYAEETKVAWEEEKLSEDLVEEQRKLTEADLVIFQFPMYWFSLPAILKGWMDRVLTLGYAYSDDKRYSQGLFKTKKVVLSFTTGSHESMFSADGINGDMNVTLWPLQNGILHYCGFQVLAPQIFWAPSRVSQEERAAMLEAWRARLQGLRDEAPLAFTPMDCFDGDKGFQLKPEVQEKHACQEFGLTVGTHLGKRVPPNQMRAGV from the exons GTGAGGTCAAGAATCCTGAACACTTCTGTTATGCTGAGGAGACCAAAGTGGCGTGGGAGGAAGAAAAACTCTCGGAGGACCTCGTAGAGGAGCAACGTAAACTCACCGAGGCTGATCTCGTCATCTTTCAG TTCCCCATGTACTGGTTCAGCCTTCCTGCTATCCTGAAGGGCTGGATGGACCGTGTGCTCACACTTGGATACGCCTACTCTGATGACAAGCGATACAGCCAGGGACTCTTCAAG ACCAAGAAGGTAGTGCTGTCTTTCACCACTGGCTCCCATGAGTCCATGTTCAGTGCTGATGGCATCAATGGAGACATGAACGTCACCCTCTGGCCACTTCAG AATGGCATCCTGCACTACTGTGGCTTCCAAGTGCTGGCACCTCAGATCTTCTGGGCTCCGTCTCGCGTCTCCCAGGAGGAGCGCGCCGCCATGCTGGAGGCATGGCGTGCACGACTTCAAGGTCTCCGGGATGAGGCCCCGCTAGCCTTCACTCCCATGGACTGTTTTGATGGCGACAAGGGCTTCCAGCTGAAGCCTGAGGTCCAGGAGAAACATGCATGCCAGGAGTTTGGCCTCACTGTAGGAACCCACCTGGGGAAACGTGTGCCACCCAACCAGATGAGGGCTGGAGTTTGA